The Methylomonas sp. UP202 DNA window GAGCCTTACGTGGGGGCGTCGATCCTGAACGGCGCCCACATCCAGGGCGAAGTGGAATTTCCGCCGGCCCAGGACATGAGCGCGCTGCAACGCTTCGGCGACCTGAACCCGGCCTACGCCGCCCAAACCCTGCTGCCTTTGCTGGTAATCCTGCTCGGTTTTTCGGCGTTCGCCGGCGAACGCGAGCAAGGAACCTTGCGGCAATTGCTGAGCCTGGGACTGCGGCCTTCGGTGCTGCTGTGGGGCAAGGCGGCCGGAATCGCGCGGGCTCTACTGCCGATACTGTTGCCGATCGCCGGGTTCGGACTGGCCGCCGCCGGCTATCTGGCACCGGCCGAATCGCGCGGCGACGAACTGGCCCGCGCCGGTTTACTGGTGTTGTTGTACGGACTGTACCTGACCCTGCTGTTGTTTCTGACGCTCGGCGTATCCGCCTGTTGCCGTTCGGCGCGCACCGCGCTGGCGGTGCTGTTGGTGTTCTGGGGCGTCACGGTGTTCGCGCTTCCCCGCATGTTGCTGGATGTCGGCGGCTACGTTTATCCGGTCCCCTCCACCCATCGGTTTTGGGTCAATTTCATGACCGATCTGAGCCAATCCTGGGAAAGCGCCGAACAGACCTTGCAAAAGCAGTTGCTCGCCGAGTACCGGGTCGAGCGCGTTGAGGACCTGCCCTTCGATTACACGGGCCGGAGTATGCAAGCTGGCGAGGAAGCGGCCTGGGCGGTGTGCGAACGTTACGACCGCCAACGCTACGATATTTACGCCCGGCAAAACCGCTTACTGGAGTGGGGCACGCTGATCGCGCCGAGCGCCGGCGTCTCGCTGCTATCGATGGCCCTGGCCGGCAACGATCCGGCGCAGCATCAAGCTTTTACCCGGCAAGTCGAACACTATCGTCGCCACTTGAACCGCCTCCTCAACGATTACGTCTCCAGCCATCAAACTCGGAATGCCAACGGTTGGGACAGCACGTTAATCAAAGCCGACGCGAGCTTCTTCCAACGCGTTCGGGCGTTTCGTTATCGGCCGCCCGATTGGCGGGAAGCACTAAGCCCCTATCCCAGAGCCATCGCTTTATTACTAATTTGGACGGCCGCGGCGGTAGTGTTTGCCCGTTACGCGGTTTCCCGTTTGTCGGGGGCATCGGCATGAAGGGCTGGAGCTTATGCCGCATCGAGTGCCGGCAACTGCGTCACGACCGGGTGTTTTGGGCGACTAGCTTGCTGTGCGCGGCGGCCTTGCTGTTCGGTTTCAACAACGGCAGGCAATGGCAAACCGGCCAGGATGCCTTGATCGCCGAATACGCCCAACAGAGCCGCCAAGATTTCGAGGAATTGTTGAACATGGCCAAGGAGCTGCGCGCTAAAAACCAGCCGCCGGCCCAAACCGTCGCGGAGCGGGAACGCGATCCGCGCTACGCGCTGACCCTGGGCGGCATGGCGCAACATATCTGCCGGCAAAACGGTGATCTGGCGGCGCTGACCGTCGGCCAAACCGATCTTTACAACGCCTGTATTCTGGTCAACGCCTGGGAAGTCGGCGGCGCTTACGACGAGCGTTTGCATCGCACGCTGGAAAACCCGTTGCGCTTGCTGTTCGGCCGCTTCGACGCCGCGTTCGCGATCCTTACGTTATTGCCGATCGCGATTTTGCTGCTGACGTACAATCAACTGTCCGCCGAACGCGAGCTAGGCACGCTGGCCCTGCTCGGCTGCCAACCGGTTCCGCCGCGACGCGTCATAGCCGCCCGCTTCGCTGTCAGATCCGCATGCTTCGTCGCGTTGACGCTGCTCCCGTTGAGTCTGGCGCTGTGGCTGGCAGCACCGCCCGCCGACGCGCCAAGCTTTGTCGCGGCCTGGGGCGGTTGGTTGCTGGTCAGTACGGCGTATCTACTTTTTTGGTTTGCCTGCGCCTTTTGGGTCAATTCGCGTGGTAACGGCAGTACCGAGAACGGTTTGCTATTGGCGGGACTGTGGCTGTCCTTGGTGACCGTGTTGCCGGGCTGCCTGAATCTAGGTTTGAAACAGTGGTACCCGCTACCCTCGCGGATGGCCTTCATCGACGCCAGCCGCGAAGCCACTATTGAAGTCGGCAAGCGTAAGAGCGCATTGCTGGGCAAATACTTGA harbors:
- a CDS encoding DUF3526 domain-containing protein, with protein sequence MIAIIAKKEFTECRRDGRFKLAASLMLALLIAASGFGWRNYRDLLNQADIAAEHDYRRFGQQDPKHPHDAAHYGVYAFKTPRPLTIVDGGIEPYVGASILNGAHIQGEVEFPPAQDMSALQRFGDLNPAYAAQTLLPLLVILLGFSAFAGEREQGTLRQLLSLGLRPSVLLWGKAAGIARALLPILLPIAGFGLAAAGYLAPAESRGDELARAGLLVLLYGLYLTLLLFLTLGVSACCRSARTALAVLLVFWGVTVFALPRMLLDVGGYVYPVPSTHRFWVNFMTDLSQSWESAEQTLQKQLLAEYRVERVEDLPFDYTGRSMQAGEEAAWAVCERYDRQRYDIYARQNRLLEWGTLIAPSAGVSLLSMALAGNDPAQHQAFTRQVEHYRRHLNRLLNDYVSSHQTRNANGWDSTLIKADASFFQRVRAFRYRPPDWREALSPYPRAIALLLIWTAAAVVFARYAVSRLSGASA
- a CDS encoding DUF3526 domain-containing protein; translation: MKGWSLCRIECRQLRHDRVFWATSLLCAAALLFGFNNGRQWQTGQDALIAEYAQQSRQDFEELLNMAKELRAKNQPPAQTVAERERDPRYALTLGGMAQHICRQNGDLAALTVGQTDLYNACILVNAWEVGGAYDERLHRTLENPLRLLFGRFDAAFAILTLLPIAILLLTYNQLSAERELGTLALLGCQPVPPRRVIAARFAVRSACFVALTLLPLSLALWLAAPPADAPSFVAAWGGWLLVSTAYLLFWFACAFWVNSRGNGSTENGLLLAGLWLSLVTVLPGCLNLGLKQWYPLPSRMAFIDASREATIEVGKRKSALLGKYLIDHPERVPPSSSVNADDFIQTRIALDEETQRVLAPGRAEFAAQQGHQRELVERLGFLSPTIVYQHTIQQLTGQGRDYQQAFLEAVADYHQRLRAFYFPKFVQDGPEFNDYQAIPQFQHPAPADAFRRSNLPLACVGVGLPSLLLVVAGWRNMRRIRFKVGA